The nucleotide sequence ACAACTCTACGAAAAGGAACTTCATGGAGCCGGTAAGTTTGGCAgttaattgattgtttacatATCACTAAGCAACAAAGACAAGGGAGACAACTAAAGCATAAAGAGAACGATATAAGCCGGTCCCCGGTATTTAAAAAAGCCTAcctttataatatgtattgcgtggtaataatgaataatgggtaattattattgtatgacgAAATTCATGGATTTTATgtctgttattttatatttctttaacctaatatatattttataaacattcattactATATTAAGGTAGAAAAAAGAAATCTATATGCATTTAGAGTGAGTTTACAGTGCAGTACATTGTTAAACAGTAGAGAACATTATACGACATACTAATCAAGCACATCTTAACTATGTAATTGTTTCAAATAGTATAAATTTCGAATTAATTACAGCCTCTCCAATTTCCCTCACAAATACCATTTGGCTTAACAACACCATGCACCTTGGATTGCGAGGAAGACAGGAGCACTTGACCATGTTGTGGGGGGACTTGGAATTAAGCCAGACCTCCGATGGTGTGAGTTACTTGGCCTTCACGGAGAGGGcgacaaaaacaagaaacggTGTTGCTGGTGACCACAGGCAATATGTACCTAAGCTCTTTGAACAGCCAGGTAACCAAgtaaaaatagcattgttttaaaaaggttattttttctattgttaacagatgatgttcatttattgcagttattagcaaaactttttaaactaaaatccatttaaaataagaattcaaatgttgattttgtaaaaaagaaataaatatgtgattGAGTActctaaatgtgttttataattatttgcagGAGACCCAAACTGCCCTGTAAGGTTGTATCAGCTTTACAAGGAAAAGAGACCACCTCAGATGTCCGCCCCAGAAACAAAGTTTTATGTAGCCCTGAATACAAATTTTGGAAAGGGAACAGAATCAAATGATCTCTGGTTCATCAACCAAAACctgggaaaaaataaatttggacAACTGGGCAAAACCATGAGTGAGCAGGCTGGATTTCAGGCTAGGCATGTTAATCACTCTGCaagaaaaacatgcattacAAATTTGCTGGATGCCGGTTGTTTCCCCACTGAGGTGGCACAGCTGACTGGTCACAAAAATCTGATGTCTCTAAATCATTACCATACAAACAATATAGAAAAGCAGCAAAACATGTCCAATATTCTTCACATGTGTAAGAGAAAAGAATCAGTGACAAATCCAGAACCAGAACCAGTTACTAACATGGAGGAATTTGATGGTGAAGACAATCAGGAACTTGTAGCAGCATCCCAGGAAATTGAGCAAGCGCTATCCTCCATCCAAACATATGAAGAGATTCCTGTAAGAAAACCAACACATGATGAAGCTGAACAAGTTTTAGACCTTCCCATTAAACAAAGCCCAGGTGGAACACTGACCCTGCAAAAATTTATGAAGGACCCTCAGTCACTGTTTAATGGCTGCACCTTTAATGGGCCTATCAGCATTAATTTGAGAAATTAGGAACCATACAGTATGCATGCATAACTGGTACTGCCTCCTTAAGTTGTAGGCACTGGAATGAGTGAACAAAGTTATTCTGCATTCATGTTTTATTCCATTCATCcactgttattattatattgtttttatttcacatgtttttGGGTTGAAAAATGTTCTTTGATCTTCACTTCCTGTGAAATAAATGTgtgctacatgtattttatttcaatttgcttTTCCAGTATCGGCATATCGACAGACTACTGAATACTTGAGtcaaaacatgtgtattaaacagTTCAATATATGGCCGCGCGGGGCCAATGAGTGATAATAGCCCCGGCATATCGATAATGGCCCTCGGGCCATTATCAACATGCCGGGGCTATTATCACTCATTGGCCCGGCGCGGCCATATATTAAtctctaaataaaataataaataatattcgttacagtataatgtacgagttatatgaagttgtaatctaagtgtattttatccatacagttccagctaccaggtaagaaacctctggggcatcttagtgaataatttcaacttaatgaaaattaagatttttttcttcgtaaattttaaattatttaatattacttgcaatcttaaaaattgcaaaaaggcaagaaagtgtcctctaatggtagaatttaaaatagtgtttatagtaatttaaagctgcactctcacagattgacagttttgacaacctttttttgtcccagactcggctgattttggcagcaatgctttctatacaaataataagattactcacactaaaacagatctaaattgtttggaaaactgccgacatttatcatttttcttaaaacgttactgtagtatcacttttagccataaaacatcaatttgcgaacgtaaaactgaaaaactgtatctgatcttttgtcagcagtcttataccactggtatccagacatttacgcaaaaattggctaattccaaaacaaaaaataaaaatagttgtcaacacggtcaatctgtgagagtgcagctttaaaagaaaaataagacaatgggactttttattcttgaagtataatttaatgctaatgacttacattttgttgtgtttgagtcaagtatcattttgcatacatctcatttcatgtcatatgtgtaACAATATCAATACTATTGAGACTTCATCTTTTATTACGTCACAGATGCTTACAACATttatcatacaaaaatacaGTGTGTACCGTTTAGCACATTAACAAGTTATAAATAGCCAATAACGTGTACATCCctctttctttacaaataagaaaTGTAGAAACCGGCTATAAGCATTATCAAGTATGACTAGATggtatgataatatatatttgaatttgactAAGTTAACTGACTAGATGCAACTTTACATTTAGGTTTCTTTAACTAAAGCTAGTAAGTGTCTCAAGTTTCCTAAATGATACACACATGTGAATGTTCAACTTTTGCTTTGGAAGCATTGTCTATTTGATTTCACTGTAGATGTATGGTAATATGCTAGTCTAAGGGAAGCAACTCTTTTTGCTAAATGTCTCCTCAGTAATAAGTTTTTGTCTTTCTTTgcctcattttttttaaaactaaaaagtatttaaacatatgtaaatGTAACTTTATGTCACACTGGGAATTATTCTGCCGCTTAACACTATGACACTTGTGTGATCTAACAGGATGTAATTATTAGACCTGACTGGCACATTAATGACACAATGCTGTTGAAATGTCAACTTTGCCTGAAGCAATGTTACTGTAATAAAggtttattttctcaaaataaatcattattacTGTAACATGATTTCTATGCATAAAGAAACAAAGATACACTAAACCAAACAAGTTGTTAGATTCTTAGAACACCATAATATAGGTGTTTGCCTATAAATCAAGCTTTTGAGGTTTGTTCACTGATCTGCCAGAGCGGGTACGGTATTCACTAGTACACGTTGGTTTGTCTGGCACTTTGGGATTTGGCGCTGGGCTGTTCGGAGCAGAAGATGGCGTTTCCGCAGTTGTCTGCGTTGGTGTGTCGTCTGGTCCGGACCACTGTGCCGTGTTGTTTGCACCTTCAGTAGCCATTCGTAGGTGTTTTCGGTTACGTCGGTACAGGCGGTTTCCACTCTGCACTCCGAAAGATCTGGGCTTGTCGTGTTTTTCTACGACAATACCTGGTGTCCACTTTCCTAAGTTTTGTGAGTTTGGATTTGGACTTAATACAGCTTTTGACGTTGTTTTTAGTGATCTAAATGCGTTTTAACTGTATTAGGATCAACTGAGCTTGGCTTAAGCACTGCTTTGGAGGCAGGTAACAAGTTTCTGGGCCTCCTTTTCATAAGAAGCTGTGCTGGTGATAGATTCACTCCATCCAGAGGGGTTGTCCTGTAGTCCAACAGAGCCAAGTTTTTGTTCAGAGACTTGCTCCACAGGCGTTTCACAGTCTGTACAGCTCTTTCGGCTTCCCCGTTCGAGCTTTGAAAGTGTGGGCTGGAAGTTTGATGAATGATTCCATGCTCCTCACAGAAAGTCTTGAACTCTGACGAACTAAATTGCGGTCCGTTGTCAGATCTGAGAGTGTTCGGAATACTGTGTGAGCTGAACACTTTCAGGAGTGCACTGGTTATATCTGAAGTTGTCTCCGATTCTAGCTTTTCAGTGTCAATGTACTTAAAATAATAGTCAACAATTACCAAGTATTTCTCTGACCGAAACTGAAAAACGTCACAACCGACCATGTCGTATGGCAGATCCGGCGTCAGCGTCGGCTTCAGTGGCTCTGCTGGTTGCTGATTCTGCTGTTCTGCACACACTGAGCAGATGCTTACCATAGTGTCAATGTCACTGTTCATCCCTGGCCAGTACATAACTTCACGAGCTCTCTGCTTGCTTTTACCGAGCCCGAGGTGAGTTTTGTGTACGAGCCTCAACATGTCGCGTAGACTTGGCGGGATGACGATTCGTAGTCCCTTGTAAACGATACTGTCCAGCACGGATAGCTATTCCCTCGAGTCCCAGTACGGTCTCGTTTCAAACGGCGTTTCAGATCGCGTATCGGGCCAGCCTTTCACTATAATGTCATGAAGGATTCCGAGTTCTTCCTTCGTGGCCCGTTTGATATCTGAGTATTTCGCAGGGCTAACCGATATCAACTGAATCATTTCAGCAATGTCACTGTCTTTCACGTTCGCGTTTGGAAATGCTCTCGATAGCATGCATTTCCTTTCCTTTGCGGTATTTCACATCAATGTCGTACCACTGTAGGCGTAGCATCATTTTCTGGATACGCATGGGTGCCGCGAGTAGTGGTTTGGCAAATAATTGTTCCAGTGGTTTGTGATCATTGTACACTGTCACCGATTTGCCAAAAATGTAACTGTGAAACGTTTGACAACTATAAACGTTCGACAACATCTCTTTTTCGATTTGCGCATACCGTTGCTCTGTCTCTGTTAGAGCTCGCGAAGCGTACGCGATTACTTTGTCACTCTGCATTATGACGGCTCCGAGCCCATTTTTGCTGGCATCGCACTCGATTTGAACTTCTTTGCTGACGTCATAGTACGTAAGTACCGATGGTGAGCTGCAAAGCTTTTTGAGCTTTTCGAAGCTCTTCTCTTGTGTATGCCCCCACTCAAACTCAATGTCATTTTTGAGTAGCGTTCTGATTGGGGCGTCAACTTCACTCATGTTCGGTATGAATTTCGCGAGATACTGCACTAGACCGAGAAGTCTTCGGACTCCTTCTTTGTCTGTTGGCGCGGGCATATTGACAATCGCGAACACTTTGTCTTGATCCGCCATCAGCCCATGCTCCGTCACAAGATGACCCATGTACCGAACGGACGATTGACGGACCAagcatttattgaaattgaGTTTAAGGTTGTAGCTCGTCGCTCTAGACACTACTTCCTTAAGTATTCTGTCATGCTCTGTTACATCTTTTCCCGCTATGAGTATGTCATCTATAATCGCGAAAGCTCCATCGATTCCCGTAATCATCTGATCCATGATTTTCTGATATATTTCTGGAGCACACTTGATACCGAATGGTAGACGTAACCATTGGAATCTGCCTAAAGGTGTGTTGAAAGTCGTTGGGTAAGAGGACTTCTGGTCGAGCTTAATTTGCAGGAAGCCAGATTTCGCGTCGAGCACCGAAAACACGTTTGCGCCTGAAATGTTTTGTACCACTTTCTCAACTGTTTTCATAGGGTGATGGGCGCGTTTTACCGGATCTTTAGGATCCAAGCAAATCCTGACTTTGTCCTTCCTGAGCGAAACTACCATTGAGCTTACCCATTCTGTAGGCTCGTCCACTCGCGTGATATACTCGTTTTGCTCCATTTCGCGTAGTGCCTCTATGGCTTTTGGCTTAATCGCAGCCGGAAGTTTGCGCACCGGATGCACAACTCCTGAGATTGATTGTCAATCTCAATACTATACTCCCCTGGTAAAGTACCTGTTGTTTTGACAAGTTCGGGAAACTCGCGAAATAGTTCATGATCAGGTTGCGGAACCTGAGTTTCTTGAAATTTTAGAGTACGTTGTATTAAGCCTATTTGTTCAGCCTTGTTTCCAATTagaatattttcattgttaatgtcAACGACTTCAAATTGAATCTGGTGCCTGGCTCCTTTGTGACGCACTTGCATGTCTGCTGTTCCAACTGGTTTGATAATGTGGTTGGTAAACGACTTTAATGTTCTTGCTGATCTGCCCAGCATAGCATTGACTGGCAGGTCATTGGGTGCATTTTTGGTTATAATGTTGCATTTTGCACCAGTgtctattttaaattgtatgtttttaccTTGGATCACTAGCTCTGTGTCCCATTTGTCACTGATTACGGCGGTGCATACGTCAGTACATACGTCTATGTGCAGTGCGTCTTCCGTGTCGTGATCAGAATCTGTGTCGTGATCGGAATCTGTACCTTGTACCACATACACTTTTTTCTGCCCAAACCCTTTTCTACATACTTTTGCCCAATGGTCTTGCAGGTGACAGTAACTACATGTAGTACCTTAGCAGGACAACTGCTCGTCTCATGCAGCTTGCAACACCTAGTGCAGTTGAATTTCTTTGGTTGGTTGGCTGATGGTTTCCCTTTGGTCCAAGGCTTGGCCTTGGATTTAAACTTTAGTTTGGGACTGTGGGTCTTGGATTTGACCTGGAGAACCTCTTCCCCACGCATGAGTTTGAGTTGTGTCTGTGCGAGTTCAAATTGCTGTCCAATGTCAATGGCATCATTGAGAGTCAAGTCTTTGCCTTTGTTTAACAATCATTCTTGCACTTTGGGTTGCCTGACACCGTTTATTATGAGATCGATTAGAATGTCACTCGAATCTGTATATTCACAATCCATCACAAGTAATTTCAGGTCTTTTATGTAAGAGTCAAACGGCTCACCTTCCTTTTGTTTCCTTTGTTGAGCCTTGAAACGTGCGATCCTTTTGTTTTTCTTCGGGCTCACGTATTCCTCAAACTTATTAAGGATCTTTGTATTGTCATCCTTTTCTCCCTCTTTCCAGTCGAGTGTCTTATAGATATCTCTACCTTCCTGGCCGATCCACATGCCTACCCAGCCGGCGAGGACTTTATTTTCCGTCCCGGCGAGAGGGCCCTGACACGTAAATTCTACGTGTTGTTTAAACCGCTGAAATTCGCTATACAGGTCACGCGCCCTCCAATCCAGCATGGGATGGTCAAATGGAATGTTCATTGCCATGTTTCACCtgtttttaacgattatttatggTTGTGGACGCGGATGTTTCCTGATTTCTGACACCATGTAACAATATCAATACTATTGAGACTTCATCTTTTATTACGTCACAGATGCTTACAACATttatcatacaaaaatacaGTGTGTACCGTTTAGCACATTAACAAGTTATAAATAGCCAATAACGTTACaatatgtgcgtattaattactatgatatagacaaaaacatgttgtaatatcatatattattttattcgacatgaaataatttataattcatcctgtttccaaatcatagtccataatgtcataatatagatgattcgtaatgtccataataacgtttgcaatgtccatggtccaaagtatccataattggtttaaatagagccgggtgatagcggaaatttccgaaagacgtaaggaggagttaagacatggttaaggcggagttaagacatggttaaggcggagctatctataaataaaattaaattcatctcgtaaacatgttgaactgcgaatgaaaagtcaccaccatacaatgtactttgtagaactacgaactgaaatctgtcttctacacaccgcaatgtaaaactcggcatgtgactttcacagaatgacgtataaacacgactgaatcgtctgttgaatagatACAACGAAAATAAAACTCCAAtcggtacaatgaaaaatgaaaatgtgcagtgtaaaatgtaaacatacaaccgatgagttggcggttgtaaaatgtaaattggtaaatcatcaatgttacaaacctaaaatacacacatacacgtctggacttttgacaacgaatagcctccatagtggcatagactgcgctttgttttatttaatttggtgtagtaaaagaaaagttatctttgatcgaagtctatttttattcaaaatgttgccttctgacgtaacatatatgacgtaatttatcacgtggtatacacacactgtatatatATAGCGTTTATTTCGTGGATTTCATGGCCTTTCACTGTCAACTTATAGGTTACTGACAGAAAGAACCTGGCTAGTGGTATAGAGAATGCTAAGAATAATATccctgtttttctttaaatccgATTTACAACcaaaatgggtttttttttttaaatttataaacatatatataggatctgacacgagttgtcatttaatacaagattttattaaacgagttcatgaaatttgttagtaagcgagcctctggcgagcttactgacaactttcatggacgagtttaataaaattcttgaattaaatgacagcgagtgtcagatcttttttatcacatgcttaaacagtgttttttattaccaatttagttccacaCTTTGAcccgattgtttgacagccaaagtactcagcgtagaatgtcaacgatgcgccatataaatagttccaaattatAATCACAAAAGCAACTagagttatcaagttttaattctgtTAAGggcttaacaagtcacaaatataaaaatgtatagtaaaatatccaacaacatgaataacgaacgattttaacaaaaaaaatacacaatttaatgACGTCACGctcagagtacatgcattaacgCGGTTTATttgacctacatcggtctgtcaagttttactttgtgcacggatttaaaagttattcgctgtcgctttctacgatgatattgcagcgttttcttagtgtacatggtgtttcacaccatgcagatgattacggcGAAGCCTTgctctgtactgcatggatgcTGAAAAAGTTCCACCAAGAATGTTTCTAGAGAACATTATGTTCTAGCCGCTATGGGGTGTGTAAGGGGATGTCTGTGCttcggaattcgtatttgtgttttcggtaaccgattaaactggcaagcaaatggcattgattgcatattggttgtgttggtcaagatggaaatgtttgaaatgtttgaaatgttattgtGGTGTTTttcactaatgtggctgtatttgttgactgacaaAAGATATTTTTGTGACTAATGATCTGCATtttctggttggcggaacattgttatcagaaagagtttgtacaagatgctttctgacactatgattcgttagccatttgtctcccggaagtcttacagcttcattattacggtaagtatttgttggcatttaaaccattttgtttacaaacaatgcggagggatatctaggttgcgtgtgattagtctagccaatagaaatgtctgataggttatcttacacatgtgtaagataaaaaatattcgtaatgggtatattacacggaaaacaaggttaagcatgtgataaaaaaatatttgtgtctttgtttgctattttttaGATGTATATTTAGATCAGTGACGTCAGAGCCAATTGTCTTAGCGCCTAAAATCACGTGACTTACTCCATTACTGTTTGTTGATATACAAAGCTAAGCCACGctaaaaaaaattggaaaacCACCTCCTCTTCTCCTCTTCTAATGCGTAATACATTGGCTCATATCATCTTACGATATCTGCAATAATTGCTATCGAAAGAAACATTCAGGGACTGTCGTGTGTTTAAGGTCAGATTAAAACATCATGAAAGTGGAtattgtacaaataaataaatactttgttaCCAACATAAAAACTGTGAGAGTTCCTTTATGCATTCACGAACGTTGCTATTTGAAGAGCAACaactgtataaataaataaaaaatacaattgtttacatGCCTTTTGTCAACAACAATTATATTAcagtgacactctcattcaaaatcgattcatacacatgtataacaaacctcaattttgaataatgcatttatggaaaatattaattactgataacaagattgtaaccgtgtatgtaatagcagaaagcgcataaaatattaaatgactggtgagtcctaaaagatttactgtggtctacttttTGTTTTGTGCTGATGTCTTCCAAATTAAAGTCGGACGGCGCAGTGGTTAACATCAAAGAATTTCCCTTTAGTGGTGCACTTTTTTTTGTAGCTCTTGAAGTCCTTTTTGGAAATAGTTCCCATTGCATAACCAATGAGCTGTAGTAATAAAACACAGATCTGGCTAATGTTCATTTAGAGAATGCCAAAAGTCAATGAAGCACGCGAGAAATATTGTAAAAGTATGGAATTCAATCATTCCCGAACTTGTTCGTCGGACTGCTTGCTCGTAACTGAGAGCTTCACGCTGTATCAACCGCAGGCTTGCACCCGAATATGTTAATACATTCGATCAACAACAATGGATTTATCCAAATTCTTATGAATAgaacatgatttttttgttattctttcattttattatttgaattaaatacatTAGTTTGAACTGTGCAATACCAGCTATGTATAGTCCTACAAGGATTTCATCACGTGGACGCTCAACCGCCCTGatataaataatcataactGTTAAATTCAATAGAAAGACGGACTTTAgaaatcaatttcatttaatacagtCACACTTGATCAAGTTGTTTATTCGAAACCATAATGCACCTGTCAagtgtaaccacgcccccccacccctaggtccgggggtataccgcagtgccgggtgaatgcggtggttttgtcttcgcgtcAGAAATATCCGTTAATGGGCCCTACGCAGGGTCCTTggagtgcgggggcatttggcaggggttttaccagcagttcgtaccccgcagggtggggattttacccggggttggctggaccgaaagtcaaagtccccactattcacCGGACCGGGGGGGGCGTGGTGACAATTGACTGACATAATAGAGCTATATGTATTGTATAGCGTATATT is from Mya arenaria isolate MELC-2E11 chromosome 9, ASM2691426v1 and encodes:
- the LOC128245914 gene encoding uncharacterized protein K02A2.6-like, which produces MLRLVHKTHLGLGKSKQRAREVMYWPGMNSDIDTMVSICSVCAEQQNQQPAEPLKPTLTPDLPYDMVGCDVFQFRSEKYLVIVDYYFKYIDTEKLESETTSDITSALLKVFSSHSIPNTLRSDNGPQFSSSEFKTFCEEHGIIHQTSSPHFQSSNGEAERAVQTVKRLWSKSLNKNLALLDYRTTPLDGVNLSPAQLLMKRRPRNLLPASKAVLKPSSVDPNTVKTHLDH